The Methanobacterium bryantii DNA segment ATATAATCGAAGGTACCGCTAAAAAAGACGGAGAAAGACTCACTATAATAAATACTGGAAATATATCAATATATTCCACTGAACAGAAACAAGGGCATGTTCACATAACTGTAAGGCCTGAAGATATTATACTATCTACACAAAAAGTTGAAACCAGTGCTAGAAACGTTTTTAAAGGGCCAATTATAGGAATAGTAGATACTGGAGCATTAATAAAGTTAACTATTGATGTAGGCGAACCGCTGGTTGTATTTTTAACCCGGCAGTCATTTTTAGATATGGAGTTAAATATAGGAAAATCAGTCTGGACCTATTTCAAAGCCACAGCAGTACACGTTTTTTAATTAATTATTCTTTTTTTATACTTATTTAAACTATAATAGCACAGAAGACCTGCTTTAAAACAAATCTGTTTTTTTTCAGTTCATTTTAGTTGTTATAATTTGAATAGCACTTTTCATCACTTGGATATAACAACCTCATATTCCTTTAAATTTGTTAGGGAAGCCTATATTTATATTTTTAGAGAAAATATTCATAACGATACGTTTATATATACATTTCTATAAAGTTCACATTAAGTCTTATCAGTTTTTAGGACGTATTAATAGGAGGCGAATTATGGATACAAAAAACATCGCAATTATTGCAGTCATAGCCGTTGTAATTATAGTTGCAGGCATATATGCAAGCGGCGTCTTAACAGGCGGGAACAGTGCAAGCGGAAATATCACTGTTTTAGCTGGCGCAGGCACTATGAAAGCTATGAACGAATTAAAAACGAATTTTGAAAAAGAACATCCGGGTACAACAGTTAATATACAATACGGCAACAGTGGAGAGCTTTTTGCAACATTAAGCTCCCAAAAAAGTGCAGACATGGTAGTTCCAGGAGACCTGACATTTATGGACAATGCTAAAAGTAAAGGTTACATCGATAACAGTACCGTTAAACCGATAGTATACCACATACCAGTCATAGCAGTCCAGAAAGGAAACCCTAAAAATATAACTTCTGTAAAAGACCTGGGTAAATCTGGAATTAAAGTTGCTTTAGGAGATACCAACGGTACCGCTGTCGGTAAACAGAGTATAAAAATACTCAATAAAACAGGCGACTTAGTTGCAGTTAAAAGTAATGTTGTTGTCTATGCACCTACTGTAAACCAGCTCTTAACCTACCTCACATCAGGCCAGGTTGATGCAGCTATAGTAACAGAAGATATAGCAAATGCAAGTGCTTCTGAAGGTAAAATCGAAATAATACAGATTCCAGAGGACCAGAATTCCATTGCTACCATTGGTGTTGGTTTAACCACTTTCACTAAAAATAAGGACCTTGCTATGCAGTTTGAAGACTACATAACCTCCTCTAATGGTCTGGCAGTATGGGAGAAAAACGGATTTAAACCTGTAGATCAATAAATAGAGGACATCAAGCTTTATAAACCAGTAAAACGATACAGTGATTACATGAAAAGCAAGCTTGAGATAACCTTTATTTCCATTTCTTTTATTTTTACTGCACTTTTATTCATAATTATAGGCAGCCTTTTTTTTATGCCATCATTACAAGGATTCATTCAGTCTCTTTTTTCAGAAGAAATGGCAACTGCATTTAAACTAACCTTATCTACATCCGTAATAGCAGCGTTAAGCGTGATATTAATAGCTGTGCCCACTGCTTATTCACTGTCCAGATATAAGTTTCCACTTAAAAATATAGTGAAAAGTATTTTAGACCTTCCCATGGCATTTCCAGAAATTATTTTAGGTATAGCACTGCTGATGCTCTTTGGAAACAATTTATTTGGAAATTTCCTGCAGAACCTTGGTATAAATATCGTTTTCACCACAACAGGGATAATCATAGCCCAATTCTTTGTTGCATTTCCCTATGCTGTAAGAATAATTTACTCTACATTTAACTACATCAACCCCCGATATGAACTGGTTTCCAGAAGTTTAGGGTACGGAGAATTCGAAACCTTTAAAAATATAACCCTTCCCCTTGCTAAAAGTGGAATATTCGCAGCATTAGTTGTTACAATTGCCCGATGCATAGGAACATTTGCCGCGGTCCTCCTGGTAGGCGGTGGAACGTACCTGAGAACTGAAACATTACCAATTGCTATTTACTACAATTTATCACTTGGAAATATAGATATGGCCATAACAGCAAGCATAATACTTATATTAATATCATTTGCAGCCATATTCGTGCTGGAAAAATATGCAAACGAAAATACAGGATGATCCAATGTTTTTAGAAGTTCAAAATTTGAGTGTTGATCTCGGAGAATTTTACCTTGACAATGTGAATTTAAGTCTGGATAAAAACAGTTACATGGTGATTATCGGCCCAACTGGTTCAGGCAAATCTGTCCTCTTAGAAACAATTGCCGGATTTTACAGGGCAGAAGAAGGAAAAATATTCCTCGAAGGAAAAGAAATAACAGAGTTAAATCCTGAAAACCGTGGGATAAGTATAGTTTATCAGGATTATGTACTTTTTCCCCATATGAACATCTTTGAAAATATATCCTATGGATTAAAGAAAAAAACAAATGATAAAGAAATAATAAAATCTAAAGTTTTAAAGATGGCTAAACTCCTTAAAATTGATCATCTTTTACATAGGAATCCTGATACCTTAAGCGGCGGCGAAAAACAGAGAACTGCCATTGCAAGATCCCTTATTATCGAACCACGAGTACTGCTTATGGATGAGCCATTCAGCGCCGTTGATGTAAGTACCCATGCCTACCTTACGAAGCTAATTAAAAATGTAATAGCAGACTATGGAACCACATGTATCCATGTAACTCATAACTTTAATGATGTCTGGAACTTAGCTGATAAGGTGGCAGTTATGAAAGAAGGTAAAATTCTTCAACAGGATATACCCACAGAAGTATTTTCAAAACCTTCCCACAATTTTGTTGCAGACTTCGTAGGTATACACAATATTTTTGAAGGCAAAATCATCGAAAAAGAAGGGTCTCTAACTAAAATAAAGTTAGATTCAGATTTAATTATATACAGTTCAGATTCATCTGAAGATTCAGGTAAAATTTTGGTAGGTATAAGACCAGAAAATGTTATTTTTTCAAATGAAACCTTTGTTTCTTCTGTTCAAAATCAGATTAAGGGAGTTGTAAACGAAATTGTAAAAGTTGGCCCTATAGTCTGGATAGAAGTTAAAATAGGGGAAATTAACTTTAAAGGGATTTTAACCCCAAATTCATGTGAAAAATTAAAGATTAAGAAAGGGAAAAACATCTATTTAAGTTTTAAATCTGTTAATGTCAAAATAATTGATAAAAAGGAGTTCTATACTCCATAATTAATTTAATTATTAAAGTGCTAATTAATCGCCGCATCTGTCAATAACAATTACAGTTACATTCTCCTGGCCTTTAGGAGTATGTCTAATTTCAATTAAGTCATCTTTTACTTCTTCCAGGTCTATTTCAATGGTTGAATTTAATGTGTCACCCTGTACTTGAACCATTACACTGCAGGTTTCCCTGTCTTTTAAACACTCAGTTTCAACGTTTATAACTTCTCCAGGAGTATAAACTCTATTATAAGATAATTCTATGTTGTCATAGGTTTTTACATTATTTTTTATGTATTCAATAGCAGCGTCACAATCCATTGTTATCTCTTTTTCCATAAAAATCACCTCTTACTAAGGCCAATATTCATTAAAATATGTGTGTACTCTTATTTTAAAGTTTCTTCAATAACAATTATAACAAGTTCATCGTCGGTTTTGGTATGTCGAATTTCCAAAATATCATCTTTAATCTGTGTTAAATCAAGATGGACTGTATCATTTAATAATTCGCCCATTAATTGGAGGGTGAGGTTTAAGCTTTCATCTTCTTCATCTTCTTCTATATCCAGAACTTCTCCCGGTACATACACCATATTATACGAAATTTCCAGAATATCATACTGTTTGACTTCATTTTTGACGTAGTCTACAACGTCATTGGCACTCAATATTATTTCAGTTTCCATGATTATCACTTGATCTTTCTGTAAAATAAAAGTTTCTAAAAGTTTTAATTTTAAAAAGTAGTCATATATTTTCAAAAAAAAGAAAAAAACGACCAGCAAAAATTAAAAATTTTCACCGGTCCCTCGAAAATGAGTTTTCAGGGCCCTTGAAAACTCTTGAAATTATAAATTTCAAATTACTTTCGAGTAGTCGAACTAGAGTTTATCCCTGTTCTTTTCAGCATTTAGCCATAATCGGCCTTTTCCGTTTAAAGCGATGTCACCGATGTATTTTATGTATTTCCCAGATAAAACTTCTCCTTCAATTTCAGGATCGTCGTATATACCTTCCTGGGTAAATCCTTCCAGTAAACGACCGAGTTCTCCGTTAACAACGATGTCACCGTTTTTCATCTGTCCACCAGGCCATCTGGTTACATCACCATCAATCTGGATGTAACCTTTAGTCATGTGGATACCTGCGAGAATATCACAGTTTCCTTTAACGATTATTTTACCACCGGATAAACATTCACCGAGCTGTTTACCAGCGTTTCCGTGGAGGGTTATGGTTCCTCCACTCATTCCTCTCCAGTCACCAATATATGATGATCCACAGAATTCTCTGGTATTCCCTGTGATGGTGAGGGATCCTCCCCTCATTTCTCTACCGGCATAGCTGTCTGCATTTCCGTTAACTGTGATGGAACCTCCTTCCATCTCAGCTCCGCAGTGTAAATCCGCGTCTCCGTTAACTATGATTTCACCTGCACTCATTTTGCTACCGATGTATTTTACTCTGCCACAATCTCCGTTTATGACCATTTTTACATCGTCAGCACTTTCAGCATCTCCTTCCACTTCTATAGTGAAGTAGTCTGTGAGTGGGAATCTTGAGTTTCCAATTGGCACCATATACTTTTCAAAGTCTGCTTTTTCCCAAGTGTATACTTCATCTGGAATTATTTCATCGAATTCCAGTGCTATTGGGGAAGTCTTTATTTGATCTAAAGTTATTGTTTTCAAGCTTAACACCCCTTATTTACTTGCTTGATTAATTGTTGTTTCAATTGGGTTAGGTAAATATTTGTCATATACCTGATAGTTTTCAAATTTAATTGAATAATATCTGGTAAAGTCAGGCATTACCCTTTCCATTACTGATTTTTCTTCTTCTTCTAATCCTTTTACGTTGGTCCATAAAGTCTGGCTTGGTTTGATACTTACAACTTCACCATCTTTGACTAAGATTTGACCATCTTTAATTGTGTACATTGCAGCACCGAATGCTTTTTCTATTGCTGCAGGGTCTTTAGATGGGTCTATGTCAAATGGATTAATATCGTATACAGCTATGTCTGCGTTGTAACCAGGTGTGAGTTCACCTCTGTCCTGATATCCGTAGATTTTAGCTGGTCCTGCCCTGGTGATGATTGCTATTTCATTGAAGTCGTATTCCCTGTCAATGGTTGCGAGTGCGGTTCTTCTGTGAGACCATGGGTGGACTTCTTTGTTGTCCATCATTTCATTTCTTCTTTCGCTGCTCATTAACCAGGAGATAATTCTTGGGTATCTTATGAATGGACCTGCGTTAGGGTGGTCAGTTGTTAAACAAACTTGCCATGGATCTTTGACTCCCATGAATAACTCTAATCCAACAGCCCACTGGAAAGCTGAAACTGGAGCTTTTGGTGAGTAAATACATGGTACAATACCAGATGCTGTTTCCAGCTCAATATCCTTGTTAGCCCATTTGAGACCATTCAGCTGGTGTAAATCAAATTCAAATGGAGCATCAGCTGTCATGGTTGTGGTTTCGTCAAGGGTTATCTGCCCAACGTCCATTGTTACATGTTTGTTTTTGTTTATGTAATCTGTAACATAATCTGCACCAGATTCAACATCTCTCCAGCTTGTACCCGCGTATGAGTGGAACTGAGCGTGAGTTATGTGGACAGTCTGGTTTCTGACAGGTGAGTTTTTCTCAACGTCTTTGACAATGTCTAAAGATCCTATAGTTGTTGGGTAGTTTCCTGGGTGTCCTAAGTTGTTAGGGTGTATGTGTATTGAATGTGGCAGTCCTAACTTTTCGTTAGCTTTTGCAAGCGCAGTTATTACTTCTCTGGAAGTTACGTCCCAGTATGGAGCAGGGTCGTCAATTCCATGTACGTTCATACCCCATCCCCATGCTTCACTTCCACATGGGTTAACTATTTTTACACCGTAACATTTGGTGAGTTTTAACCATGAAGAGATGAATGCTGCAAGTTCATCTATTTTACCTTCTTTAGCAAACTGCATTACAAACCAGTTGTTACCAAAGAGAGCGAGTGGAGTAATGTCTAAGTTAGGTATAGCCATTATTTCTTCGTGAGTGTGTTTAGCTTCTAGTGGAGGTACAGCTGCTTCTGTTACTGTTCCGTATCCCATTCTAGAGTATCTGTATCCAGTTGCAGGACAGCTTGGTATGGAAAATCCACTTTCTGATCTTGCTACACCTTTTTTACCAGTTACACCTTTTCTTGAATCTTCAGGTCTGTATAACCTACCTACAACAAGTTTTGGTCCTGCTACGTGAGCGTGAGGATCAATTCCTGCAGGCATTACAATTTTGTCAGTTACGTCAATTACTTTAGCATCAGAAGAGACGTTGTCAACGATTTTTCCATCCTTGAACATTACGTCTTTCTTTTCTCCTGCTATCTTGTTGGCAGGGTCGTAAACAATACCATTTTTAAGTATGTATTCCATGAAATCACCTATTTAGCTAAAGCTCCTTCTTCAGATTGTGAAGTTCCTTGCTCAGCTTTGATTTTTTTAACTCTTTCTAATAATTCTTTTACGATCCATTCGTCGTCTCTGCAAGTTTCAGGTTTGTCTATAGCTTTTTTCATGTAGATTGGAACACCGTCCATCCTATAACTGGTACCAGCAGCTTCCACACCTATGAATGATCCTGGAAGTACTACATCTGCTATTTCAGTTGATGGTCCCCAGTGGATATCTATCTGTATAACTGGAATTTCTGCAAGGTGTTTTACAGCTCCTCCAGGGTAGTGTGCTCCTGGATCTGCAGCTATTACCATGAATACATCACATTCTTTCCTTGTTAAGAGATCTATGGTGTTGGTTTCCCCGTTCATGTATCTCTGGTATCCTCTTGAGAAGTCGACACCGTATGGGAATCCAGTTTCATAAGACATGAAAATATTGAACCCGTTAACATTGAAGTGACCCCTCATAGGCATCAGTACCCATTTAGAGTATTTGTTTAAGTCAGCTATCATTTGAATAGCTATGTCAATGTTTCTCTGTTTGGATAAAGTATGTGTTAAACCTAAACCGAAGTAAAGTGTACCGAATTGAGCATTTTTCATTTTTTCGGCTAATTCATATATGTCTTCTTTAGGTATACCTGAGATTACATCTTTTTTGAGTTTTTTACCTTTTAAAACTGCTCTTATAGCGTTATAGAACTCGTAATCACCGTTTTGTTCAAACCCAATCCATACATCAGACATTTTAGCTGTGTCACTGTATTTAGGGTCCATTGTAACAACAGTTCTGTCGTATCTTCCCCTTGGCCTGAAGTATCCTCGTGGGAAAGTACTGTATCTAGCCATGTGTCTTGGGTGAGAGTTCATAGCATTACTTCCAGTGTAAACAACCATGTCTGCACGGTTTTTACCTTCTCCAAGGGTGAAAATAGGGTATCCTACATTCTGAACTGCCTGAATAGAAGGACCGTGGCAAATAGTTGCCTGGTTGTCTAAGACAGCTCCTACTAATTCACCAAGTTCGAGACCATAATGCATGGTTTCAATTGAAGTTTCACTCCAACCGTAGAATACAGGTCTTACAGCTCCAGCTATAAGTTCTGCAGCTTTATCTAAAGCAGCATCCCAGTCAACTTCTTCAAGTTCACCTTCTTCATTCCTTATCATTGGTACTAATAATCTCTGATCCATATCTTCCATAATCTTACTAGCACCTAGTCTGCAAGCATGTCTTACTGCAACAACATGCCCATCTTTAACTAAATAATCTAAATCGTCACAGTTACATCCGCAAAAAGCGCAAGTACAGTTTTCTACGATTTCATCGTAGTCTGTTATTGGTTCTTCGTAATTTGCCATTTATGTAACCTCCTTATAATTTCTTGTAGACCGGCATCTCTCCAAGTGAAGTAAGTTTGGCGATGCTTTCTTCATCCTTATTGCCGACGTATTTTTTGTAGGTTGCTCTCATAAGGTCAGCCATTAATAAAACGTCTTCTTCAGATTTTTCAACTGTACACATGATCCCTTTGTATGTAGGGTCACAGCAGCAGTAGGTCTCAGGGCTTGTTACTACATTTGCCCATGGTCCTTTTGGTATAAATATTGTGCCTTCATGAGGAGCATCCCTTGAGTGAGCAGCGAATACAATTACTTCTCCCCAGTCAGAAACTACTTTCACATGTTCCCAGTTAGCGACGCCTAATTTAGCCATGTCTTTAGGGTCCATGTATGCTACTCCAGCAACTTTTCTGTATTCATCTTTAAGGGTAGATCCTCTTTTTTTGCAAGCTCCTTGGTAAATGTCGGAACCTGTGTTAAGCATTACTTCTAATTTAGTTCGTTCTTTAGCAGTTGGTTCTTCAAATTTTACTACTTTAGGAACGGCTGGTTTTTCTACATAAGTCAAATTTAACACCTCATTCTAGCCAGATTGCATCTGTAGGACAGAATACTTGGCAGGTACCACATTTTGTACAGCTATCTTTACTGAATAATTTGATTACTCCATTTTCAACCATCATAATTACGTCTTCGGTCTTAGGACCGTGTCCACCTGAAACTTCAGGACTGATTGATGCATTTATTGGGCATGCGACTACACAAACACCGCATCCGAGACATTTGTCTTGGTTTACTTTAAGTTCCATTTGATCACCTGTATGATTTTAAGTTTTTAAAGATTCTAATCTTTGTTGCCATGATTTGGATTTAGTAGGTGTGTAATTAACTGCAGTTCTTTTTACGTTTATAGCTTTTGTAGGACATACATTTGCACATGCTCCACAGTATATACAGAACTGTTCTTTTTTATCGATTTTATCGCCGATTTCAGCTGGTTTGGATGGTTTGTGGAACTCTAATACATCACATGGGCATATATCTACACATGCTCCACATGCTTCACATTTTTCTTCGTCAAATTCCAGTTCACCTTCGAATGGCTTTTCAACAGCTACTGCTTCTTTTGGACAGACATCTTCACACCATCCGCATCTTACACATGATTCTTCATCAATGATTGCTTTACCAGTGATTTCAGCTGCTTCTGGGCTGATTTCGTATTCACCGTATGAACATGCTCTGCATGCTTCCATTATAGCATTTTCAGGACATGCACGTTTACATACGCCACAGTAAACACATTTTTCTTCATCTACTGATATTTCGAAGTCTTCAGGACCTTTTTGTTCAATGGTTATAGCATCTGCAGGGCACATTTCTTCACATACACCACAGTCTATACATTTTTCTTTGTTGATTTCAATTTCACCAGATACAAGTTTTGACCTGTCTGGGAGTACCCTTGCAACAGTTACTGCTTCCTGTGGACATGCTCTTTCACATGCTTTACAGTAAACACATGCATCATCACTTATTTCTGCAGAAGATATGAGACGTGGGTAAGTTTCTATTTCTTTTATTGGTTTACCGTCTATTGTGAGATCTAATGCATCTACAGGGCATGCAACATCACACATACCACAAAGTACACATTTATGTTCATCTATTGTTATTTTAGGCTCTTCAGCACCGGTCCTTACTATTGCACCAATGTCGCCGAGCTCTATTGCCTCTACTGGGCATATTTGTTCACAAATGCCGCAGCCAACACATGTTTCATTCTTGAATGACAGCTTTCTTTCTTCTTCAGCTGATCTTTCAATGTCGAAATTTTTGGCTTTGACTTCTTTTACATTTGCAGCCATTATTTTTCCTCCAAAATTTATGCTATCAAAAATTTTGCTGTTCAGAAAATCTACGATTTTCCTCAAACTCAAAATTTTTCCAAATTTTGGGGTTCAGAAAATCCAAATCAAGGCTCACAAAAACTACGTTTTTGAGGGATTTGGATTTTCTTCAACCTCCAAAACTATTTTAATTGAATTAGTAGGACATTTTTCTTCACACATAAGACATCCACAACATGACTCAGAGTCTATCTGTGCTTTGAGATTATCCAACGATATGGCATTCATCAAACATGTATCTACACAAAGCCCACAACCAATACATGAGTCCTTCACTTTTGCTCTGTATTTCTGGTTTAAACATGTCTTAACAATTGTTCTTGTTGTATCCATGTTTTCCAAAAGAGCACTTGTTAACTTCAGGAAGTCCTTTGGACAGAAACCTTTAATGAGTTCTGCTATCTCTATAGATCCCATAGATATATTTCTACCATTTAAATAATGAGAAAGTGTTGATCTGTCCATATCCAACATTTCTGATATCTCTCTCTGGCTGCGTCCCTCTCTAATGAGTTCTACTGCCGCTAAATATTTTAATCCTGAAGCAATGTGTTTTGGCATGATGGACACCTTGTGTATTGATTACACATCTTGTTTCTATAAATATATATATTTCGACTAGGTAAATATAGCAAGTTATATATACTGATGTGTACTTGACACACATCTTTACACTATAAAAATCACCCTCCATACGCATACTTTTTCAAAAAAACTGCATACAATTAAAGCCCTTAAAATCCTTTAATTTTAAATTTCACGCCAGATAAAGCTTTTTTCCATACCTGCATTTTGAACCCGTTTTATGGTCATCATGATTTTAAAATTTAACAAAAATAACAACCTATTTGCACCAGCTTTTTCAAGACATATTAAAGGTTAAAAAAATAATCAATAATGATATTTAACTGGTGTCTATTATGTACTCATCAAACTTAATTCCCGTAGAAAATGCACTGAAACTAATTGAAAGTGTAAAAATAACACTTAAAAAAGAAGATATACCTCTTGAAGAAGCAAATACAAGAGTTTTAGCTGAAAACATTGAAGTATTAATTGATGTTCCCCCATTTGACAGATCTGCAATGGACGGGTATGCTTTAATAGCAGAAGATACAGTAATGGCATCCAAATCTAATCCAATATATCTTGAAGTTATAGATGAAATTGGTGCTGGAAGCGTATCTAATCACACTTTAAGTCAAGGACATGCAATTAGAATAGCAACAGGAGCGCCTATGCCCCCAGGTTCAAACGCAGTTGTAATGGAAGAAGATATTGAACACCTGGATAACAAGATTAAAATAACTAAAAAAGTTGCTTTTAATAGAGATGTAGCGCTTAAAGGCGAAGATTTAAAAAAAGGAGAAATTATTTTAAAAGAGGGCCAAATTCTAGATCCTAATCACCTTTCTGTGATAGCCTCATCAGGTTACAGCAGGGTCAAAGTATTCAAAAAACCTGAAGTGGGAGTTATTATAACTGGAAATGAGCTTGTAGATCCAACCACAAATCTTGAGCCTGGGAAAATAGTGAATTCAAATAGATTTGCTTTGAAAGGACTGGTTGAAGATTCTCTTGCAGTACCCCACATTAAACACTGCAGAGATGATTTGGATACCATGGCAAATGAACTCCACGAATATGCCCAAAAATATGATGTAGTAATCACAACTGGAGGGACCGCAATCAGCAAGGGAGATGTTGTGGTAAGCGCAACTTCTAAACTTGGAGAAGTTCTGGTTCACGGGGTTGCCATCAAACCAGGGAAACCTGTTGGATTTGGTGTTGTAAATAATAAGCCTGTTTTCATGCTTTCAGGTTATCCAGTAGCTGCTGCAGTCCAGTTTGACATTTTTACAAGAAATTACATCCTAAAAATGCAGAATATATACAAAAAGTTCGATTTAATAGAATGCACTGCAGGTGATGATATAAGATCATCTAAAGGCAAGTGCAATATAATAAGGGCAAAACTTGAAGAGGACCGGGTTTACCCAATAAAAACAAAAGCAGGCATAAATAAATCAGCAGTGCTTTCAAACTGTTATATCTTCATTGATGAAGATACTAAAGATATAAAAAAAGGTGAAAAATGCAATATACTTAAATACAGCTCTTTAAAAGTTTTTGAGTGAATTTAAGTTATATTTTTACTTTATTCCTGATTTTTTGTAATCTGATCAAGAAGTTCATGAGCTTCCCCAAAATTCTCATCCTTTACAAGCAGGCCCCTAAGTATTTCAACCGCTTCATCATATTTTTTGAGATAATAAAAGCCGTTAGCCTGCAGGTATGAAGCATATTTATAGAAATCGTCGTCGTCTTTAGAGTAGGTGTAAAGGAAATTTTCAAGTGCAGTTACAGATTCATCATATTTTTTTAACATAAACAGAGTGTATCCTTTGTTATACCAAACCATCCTATCAAGTGGATTTATACGAATAACCTGTTCAAAACAGTCCAGTGCTTGTTCATATTTCTTAAGTTCTAGAAGGGCTATTCCTTTATTGTTCCATGCAGGAAAGAAATCTTCATCCAGATTAATTGCCTTATCAAAAAATTCGACTGCTCTTTGAACTTCACCCTGCCCTAAAAAGGACATCGCCTGTTTATGAAACACTTCAGCTTCTTTTTTACCCATTAAAATCAACCCCAAAAACTCTCTTATTATTCTATTATGATTACTTATTTCAACATCATATAAAAA contains these protein-coding regions:
- a CDS encoding molybdopterin molybdotransferase MoeA encodes the protein MYSSNLIPVENALKLIESVKITLKKEDIPLEEANTRVLAENIEVLIDVPPFDRSAMDGYALIAEDTVMASKSNPIYLEVIDEIGAGSVSNHTLSQGHAIRIATGAPMPPGSNAVVMEEDIEHLDNKIKITKKVAFNRDVALKGEDLKKGEIILKEGQILDPNHLSVIASSGYSRVKVFKKPEVGVIITGNELVDPTTNLEPGKIVNSNRFALKGLVEDSLAVPHIKHCRDDLDTMANELHEYAQKYDVVITTGGTAISKGDVVVSATSKLGEVLVHGVAIKPGKPVGFGVVNNKPVFMLSGYPVAAAVQFDIFTRNYILKMQNIYKKFDLIECTAGDDIRSSKGKCNIIRAKLEEDRVYPIKTKAGINKSAVLSNCYIFIDEDTKDIKKGEKCNILKYSSLKVFE
- a CDS encoding 4Fe-4S binding protein, whose product is MPKHIASGLKYLAAVELIREGRSQREISEMLDMDRSTLSHYLNGRNISMGSIEIAELIKGFCPKDFLKLTSALLENMDTTRTIVKTCLNQKYRAKVKDSCIGCGLCVDTCLMNAISLDNLKAQIDSESCCGCLMCEEKCPTNSIKIVLEVEENPNPSKT
- a CDS encoding tetratricopeptide repeat protein; amino-acid sequence: MGKKEAEVFHKQAMSFLGQGEVQRAVEFFDKAINLDEDFFPAWNNKGIALLELKKYEQALDCFEQVIRINPLDRMVWYNKGYTLFMLKKYDESVTALENFLYTYSKDDDDFYKYASYLQANGFYYLKKYDEAVEILRGLLVKDENFGEAHELLDQITKNQE
- the fwdF gene encoding tungsten-dependent formylmethanofuran dehydrogenase subunit FwdF, which gives rise to MAANVKEVKAKNFDIERSAEEERKLSFKNETCVGCGICEQICPVEAIELGDIGAIVRTGAEEPKITIDEHKCVLCGMCDVACPVDALDLTIDGKPIKEIETYPRLISSAEISDDACVYCKACERACPQEAVTVARVLPDRSKLVSGEIEINKEKCIDCGVCEEMCPADAITIEQKGPEDFEISVDEEKCVYCGVCKRACPENAIMEACRACSYGEYEISPEAAEITGKAIIDEESCVRCGWCEDVCPKEAVAVEKPFEGELEFDEEKCEACGACVDICPCDVLEFHKPSKPAEIGDKIDKKEQFCIYCGACANVCPTKAINVKRTAVNYTPTKSKSWQQRLESLKT